The Cyclopterus lumpus isolate fCycLum1 chromosome 6, fCycLum1.pri, whole genome shotgun sequence genome contains a region encoding:
- the pparab gene encoding peroxisome proliferator-activated receptor alpha b isoform X2, whose product MVDIESHYHPPSPLEDSVLGSPLCGDDDFIGGMEELQDISQSINDDALSSFDVPEYQSSSNGSEGSTVLDALTPASSPSSVVYGLVAGQDEFSSASSSLNLECRVCADRASGYHYGVHACEGCKGFFRRTIRLKLEYDKCERRCKIQKKNRNKCQYCRFQKCLSVGMSHNAIRFGRMPQSEKLKLKAEMVTVDREVGDPQVADQKTLARQIYEAYLKNFNMNKAKARTILTGKTTTPPFVIHDMETLKLAEQTLVPKMVGSGGTLKDREAEVRIFHCCQCTSVETVTELTEFAKSVPGFSSLDLNDQVTLLKYGVYEALFAMLASCMNKDGLLVAYGSGFITREFLKSLRRPFSDMMEPKFQFAMKFNAMELDDSDLALFVAAIICCGDRPGLVNVEHIERMQESIVQVLHLHLLANHPDNAFLFPKLLQKLADLRQLVTEHAQLVQEIKKTEDTSLHPLLQEIYRDMY is encoded by the exons ATGGTCGACATAGAGAGCCACTACCATCCCCCCTCACCCCTGGAGGACTCGGTGCTGGGCAGCCCCCTGTGCGGCGATGACGACTTCATCGGCGGCATGGAGGAGCTCCAGGACATCTCCCAGTCCATCAACGACGACGCTCTCAGCTCCTTCGATGTCCCCGAGTACCAGTCCTCCAGCAATGGCTCGGAAGGTTCCACTGTTCTAG ATGCCCTGACGCCGGCATCCAGCCCGTCGTCGGTCGTTTACGGGTTGGTGGCGGGCCAGGACGAGTTCTCGTCTGCCTCCTCGTCGCTCAATCTGGAGTGTCGAGTTTGTGCTGACCGAGCCTCGGGCTACCACTATGGAGTACACGCCTGCGAGGGCTGCAAG GGTTTCTTTCGGCGGACCATCCGTCTGAAGCTGGAGTACGACAAGTGTGAGCGTCGCTGCAAGATCCAAAAAAAGAACCGCAACAAGTGCCAATACTGCCGCTTCCAGAAGTGCCTGTCGGTGGGCATGTCCCACAACG CCATCCGCTTTGGCCGCATGCCCCAGTCGGAGAAGCTCAAGCTGAAGGCGGAGATGGTTACGGTGGACAGGGAGGTGGGAGACCCCCAGGTGGCCGACCAGAAGACGCTGGCCCGGCAGATTTATGAGGCCTACCTCAAGAACTTCAACATGAACAAGGCCAAGGCTCGAACCATCCTCACCGGCAAGACCACCACACCT CCTTTCGTCATCCACGACATGGAGACCCTCAAGCTGGCCGAGCAGACGCTGGTGCCAAAGATGGTGGGCTCCGGGGGAACTCTCAAGGACCGCGAGGCAGAAGTTCGGATTTTCCACTGCTGCCAGTGCACGTCGGTGGAAACCGTCACCGAGCTCACGGAGTTTGCAAAGTCCGTGCCCGGGTTCTCGAGCCTGGACCTCAACGACCAGGTGACCCTCTTGAAGTACGGCGTGTACGAGGCCCTCTTCGCCATGCTCGCCTCCTGCATGAACAAGGACGGCCTCCTCGTCGCCTACGGCTCGGGCTTCATCACCCGGGAGTTCCTCAAGAGCCTGCGGCGGCCGTTCAGTGACATGATGGAGCCAAAGTTCCAGTTCGCGATGAAGTTTAACGCGATGGAGCTGGACGACAGTGACCTGGCTCTGTTCGTGGCCGCTATCATCTGCTGCGGag ACCGCCCGGGCCTGGTGAACGTGGAGCACATTGAGCGAATGCAGGAGAGCATTGTGCAGGTGCTACACCTCCATCTGCTGGCCAATCACCCCGACAACGCCTTCCTCTTCCCCAAGCTGCTGCAGAAGCTGGCTGACCTCCGGCAGCTGGTCACGGAGCATGCCCAGCTGGTGCAGGAGATCAAAAAGACGGAAGACACTTCACTGCACCCGCTCCTGCAGGAGATCTACAGAGACATGTACTga
- the pparab gene encoding peroxisome proliferator-activated receptor alpha b isoform X1: protein MSHNAIRFGRMPQSEKLKLKAEMVTVDREVGDPQVADQKTLARQIYEAYLKNFNMNKAKARTILTGKTTTPPFVIHDMETLKLAEQTLVPKMVGSGGTLKDREAEVRIFHCCQCTSVETVTELTEFAKSVPGFSSLDLNDQVTLLKYGVYEALFAMLASCMNKDGLLVAYGSGFITREFLKSLRRPFSDMMEPKFQFAMKFNAMELDDSDLALFVAAIICCGDRPGLVNVEHIERMQESIVQVLHLHLLANHPDNAFLFPKLLQKLADLRQLVTEHAQLVQEIKKTEDTSLHPLLQEIYRDMY from the exons ATGTCCCACAACG CCATCCGCTTTGGCCGCATGCCCCAGTCGGAGAAGCTCAAGCTGAAGGCGGAGATGGTTACGGTGGACAGGGAGGTGGGAGACCCCCAGGTGGCCGACCAGAAGACGCTGGCCCGGCAGATTTATGAGGCCTACCTCAAGAACTTCAACATGAACAAGGCCAAGGCTCGAACCATCCTCACCGGCAAGACCACCACACCT CCTTTCGTCATCCACGACATGGAGACCCTCAAGCTGGCCGAGCAGACGCTGGTGCCAAAGATGGTGGGCTCCGGGGGAACTCTCAAGGACCGCGAGGCAGAAGTTCGGATTTTCCACTGCTGCCAGTGCACGTCGGTGGAAACCGTCACCGAGCTCACGGAGTTTGCAAAGTCCGTGCCCGGGTTCTCGAGCCTGGACCTCAACGACCAGGTGACCCTCTTGAAGTACGGCGTGTACGAGGCCCTCTTCGCCATGCTCGCCTCCTGCATGAACAAGGACGGCCTCCTCGTCGCCTACGGCTCGGGCTTCATCACCCGGGAGTTCCTCAAGAGCCTGCGGCGGCCGTTCAGTGACATGATGGAGCCAAAGTTCCAGTTCGCGATGAAGTTTAACGCGATGGAGCTGGACGACAGTGACCTGGCTCTGTTCGTGGCCGCTATCATCTGCTGCGGag ACCGCCCGGGCCTGGTGAACGTGGAGCACATTGAGCGAATGCAGGAGAGCATTGTGCAGGTGCTACACCTCCATCTGCTGGCCAATCACCCCGACAACGCCTTCCTCTTCCCCAAGCTGCTGCAGAAGCTGGCTGACCTCCGGCAGCTGGTCACGGAGCATGCCCAGCTGGTGCAGGAGATCAAAAAGACGGAAGACACTTCACTGCACCCGCTCCTGCAGGAGATCTACAGAGACATGTACTga
- the yars2 gene encoding tyrosine--tRNA ligase, mitochondrial has product MAASMASTCCHVSRHGACILRGRTSLRLTLGCKLHCSSPALNGLLYSLNKRGVLKESFPEDAAQDRLPRLLQSGAQTAYCGFDPTADSLHVGNLLAIVGLLHFRSAGHHVLAVLGGATALIGDPSGKTSEREPMSADAVEANTRSIRESIQRIFANHEVYVRDGSTKLGTLTVLNNLSWYKNWGAVDFLSEAGRHFRMGTMLSRHSVQSRLKSADGMSLTEFTYQVFQAYDFHHLNQIYGCKIQLGGTDQLGNLMSGHEYIHKVSGEEVYGLTVPLVTSSTGDKLGKTAGNAVWLNRDKTSPFELYQFFLRQPDASVERYLKLFTFLPLAEVERLMEQQREDPGKRLAHKRLAAEVTKLVHGKEGLESAKRCTNALYHDSVQALEEMSDDELQELFREAPFHELLLEPGTTVIDACRRVHAIPQGPRGYQMVSDGAVWINHRRTDKPEQLLIPKLHILSNGLSLLRVGKRNFYIIKWLAL; this is encoded by the exons ATGGCGGCGTCCATGGCGAGTACCTGCTGTCACGTATCGCGGCATGGAGCGTGTATTCTGCGTGGACGAACGAGCCTTCGCCTCACGCTCGGGTGTAAACTGCACTGTTCTTCGCCGGCACTCAACGGACTGCTCTATTCTCTGAATAAACGCGGTGTTCTGAAGGAGTCTTTCCCGGAAGACGCCGCGCAGGACCGGCTCCCTCGGTTGCTCCAGTCCGGCGCTCAGACCGCCTACTGCGGCTTCGACCCCACGGCCGACAGCCTCCACGTGGGCAACCTGCTCGCGATCGTCGGCCTGCTGCACTTCCGGAGCGCCGGGCACCACGTCCTCGCCGTGCTCGGAGGGGCCACGGCGCTCATCGGGGACCCGAGTGGGAAAACGAGCGAGCGAGAGCCGATGTCTGCGGACGCCGTGGAGGCGAACACCCGCAGCATCCGGGAGAGCATCCAGAGGATTTTCGCCAACCACGAGGTGTACGTGCGGGACGGTTCCACAAAACTGGGCACGTTGACTGTGCTGAACAACCTGAGCTGGTACAAGAACTGGGGGGCGGTGGACTTCCTGTCGGAGGCCGGACGCCACTTCAGGATGGGCACCATGCTCAGTCGCCACAGCGTGCAGTCCCGGCTGAAGAGCGCAGACGGTATGAGCCTCACCGAGTTCACCTACCAGGTGTTCCAAGCCTATGACTTCCACCACCTGAACCAAATATACGGCTGCAAGATTCAGCTCGGGGGCACCGACCAGCTGGGCAATTTGATGTCTGGCCACGAGTACATTCACAA AGTGAGCGGGGAGGAGGTGTACGGCCTCACCGTCCCGCTGGTGACCAGCTCCACCGGGGACAAGCTGGGGAAGACGGCCGGCAACGCAGTGTGGCTCAACAGAGACAAGACCTCTCCCTTTGAGCTCTACCAGTTCTTTCTCAGGCAGCCTGACGCCAGTGTGGAAAG GTACCTGAAGCTGTTCACCTTCCTGCCTCTGGCCGAGGTGGAGCGGCTGatggagcagcagagggaggacCCGGGGAAACGCCTCGCACACAAACGGCTGGCCGCAGAGGTGACCAAACTGGTGCACGGCAAGGAGGGCCTCGAGAGCGCAAAGAG ATGTACCAACGCACTGTACCACGACAGCGTGCAGGCCTTGGAGGAAATGAGTGATGATGAGCTCCAGGAGCTCTTCAGGGAGGCGCCCTTCCACGAGCTGCTGTTGGAGCCGGGCACCACTGTGATTGACGCCTGCCGCCGGGTCCACGCCATCCCACAGGGACCCAGAGG GTATCAGATGGTTTCAGACGGAGCCGTGTGGATCAACCACAGGCGGACGGACAAACCCGAGCAGCTGCTGATCCCCAAACTGCATATCCTGTCGAATGGCCTCTCCTTGCTCCGAGTGGGCAAGAGGAACTTCTACATCATCAAGTGGCTCGCTCTCTGA
- the cdkn1bb gene encoding cyclin-dependent kinase inhibitor 1Bb, with protein MSDVRLSNGSPTVERTDSRVSDHPKPSACRSLFGSVDHEELRRDLKGHLREMEEAASAKWGFDFANHTPLAHGRLEWELVDCRDVPNFYNKQPRREKGVCSAGNNNVDLNGNHSCVVVVASSGDSERSDGQMECTEQCTGLRKRPACHDPSAQNKRSHSSSDEVTFRSLSHSTEHTPRKTSPKRQT; from the exons ATGTCAGATGTTCGACTATCAAACGGGAGCCCGACCGTGGAGCGGACGGACTCCCGGGTGTCGGATCACCCGAAACCGTCGGCTTGCAGGAGCCTCTTCGGCTCGGTGGACCACGAAGAGTTAAGGAGGGATTTAAAGGGACACTTGCGGGAGATGGAAGAGGCTGCCTCCGCCAAGTGGGGCTTCGACTTCGCCAATCACACGCCGCTGGCCCACGGCAGGCTCGAGTGGGAACTAGTGGACTGCAGAGACGTCCCGAATTTCTACAACAAGCAGCCGCGGAGGGAGAAGGGCGTCTGCTCCGCCGGGAATAACAATGTGGACCTAAACGGGAATCATAGCtgcgtggtggtggtggcgtcGAGCGGGGACAGCGAGCGGTCCGACGGACAGATGGAATGCACGGAACAGTGCACCGGGCTGAGGAAGAGACCAGCGTGTCACG ACCCTTCGGCCCAAAATAAGAGGTCGCACAGCAGCTCGGATGAGGTCACTTTTCGGAGCCTGAGCCACTCTACAGAACACACACCCAGAAAGACCAGTCCCAAGAGGCAGACGTGA